CATTTTGAATGACCAGCCATGGACATTCTCCTCTCCAAAGCAAATCTTTTCCTTTATCAATATACCACAATTTCCCGGTGAGAATAAAGCAACTTACTTACCGGTCTGGTTTTGCTGAAAGAAATCTCTGATCTGACTTTTTAGTTGAGCTGGAGCCTGGGAAGCTTTTAACCTGGCGTTCAAATCCTTCATGTGATCCCAATTATTATTATTGGTATAGATGATGATTGGTTTATCTGTGATTTCTTTGACTTTTGCCTCAACCTTCTTAGGAATGGACTGATCCCTGCGGTCATATGGATTAATCATTACCGCGAGATACACTTTCTTGTCATCCGTAAACGCCTGAGTCATCGTGACTTCTTCTAGTTCATTGACCTTCTCCATAATCACCATTGATTCTTCGTTGTTAAACGCATTATCATGCCCTCTGTTGGTCTCTTTAAATTTGGAGTTACGGAATTCTTCTTCTGCTGTACGTTTGAACCAGCTGTCTTCTCCAGTAGGAATCTGGCCTCTTCGTTTAATGCCAGGGTCCCCTCCGTAGGTGATGGGTTCATAGTAAGTGGTATCGTCTCCAGCCTTTTCTTCAGGCTGCGTACCACACCCAGCTGTTAGTAAAACCGTAAACATTAGAACCATAAAGTATTTCCACATAAAAAAACATTCTCCTTTTACCATTACTATGGTTTAAGGAGAATGTTTTAAACAGTTAATTTTACCCAACCCTTTATTGCGGCGGTGAAGGCGGAAGAGTCCGTTTGTGAACCGATTTTTTATGCATGGCCTCTATAATCTTTCTATCTTTTTCAGGAATTTCTTCCCCGCGTAGGAAGGCATCAATTTTATTATAACTTGTTCCCATTTCATTCTCGTCCGTCTGACCTTCCCAAAGCCCTGCACTTGGTTGTTTATTAATAATATCATCAGGAACATTTAAATAAGCAGCCATCTCGCGCACTTCACCTTTAGGCAGGTGAACTAATGGTACGAGATCAACTCCTCCATCCCCGTATTTAGTAAAATATCCGGTGTACCATTCAGCAGCATTATCTGTACCTACTACTAAATATTTATGGTTCGCCGCGATGGTATATAGTGTGCTCATACGCAGCCTTGCACGTAAATTTGCATCTGCCAGTTTCTCCTGATCTTCGTCAAAAGTTCCATCTGCTTCCAGTTGGTTTTTGATTGTTTGAAACATAACATCATGAGTTTCAGTCAAATCTACTTTTATAGAGGATAAGCCACATGCGTTCGTCACTAATTCAGCGTGTTTTTGGTCGCTCCCCTGACTTTTACAAGGCATAATAACTCCAAGCGATTGATTCGGGAAAGCGCGCTTGATTAAGTTTGCGACTACCGCAGAGTCAATTCCCCCACTCACTCCTACAAGTAAGCCTTCTACATTTGCCTGTTCCACTTGTTCTCGTAACCATGTAACTAATTCATTAACTTTATGTTCCACCGGATTGTTCATCCTCTCACACATATGATACTTTATCTTAGCATATGTTCAGCATATCGGACAAACTTCTTCCGGCTCTCCCATGCTTTTTCTAATTTTTTTATATGCTTGGAAAGAGATACTTCACCCCTGAGACATCGCCTATAACCGTACAGCCATTCACGGAGAATATCAGCAGGAACCAATACTCCTTTTAACCAAATCTCAGGGTCAGGAGTGTGCTTGAAATACTGAAGAAGCAAAGCTCGCTGATTCTCCAGATAAGGAAGAAACCTCTGCCCCAATTGAATATGGTCATATAGGTGAGGCCCGGTGTGCAACAAATCAAAGTCAATTAATTTAATTTCATTTTTATTATTAATTATAAAGTTATGATGAGCGACATCGCCGTGCAGCCATTCGTTATTTTCCCATGCCTTTTCTTCTACTTCTCCCCACGGATGATTCGAAAAGCGTTCAAGTTGGATGATCATGTTTAAACGAAGCTCTTGATAGACACTTCTTTTTCTGTACTCTGAAAAGATATCCTGAGTTTCCTCAAATTGCTCCAAACGTCTTTCCCATTTAATATAGAGGGGATCTCGAGGGATAGCTAAAGTAGCGATCCCTTTGGTAGTGCGATGAAATTGATGCAGCACTTGCACAGCCTTTTCTCTGTCATAATGGTTGTCAAAATCTGCATGTTTACCTTGAACCCATTCAAAAAGGCCCCACGCGCACCCAAGCTTACTTTTTGTGTAGATATTATCTTGAAAAGGCAGAGGACGAGCAGCTGCTATTGAGGCATAGTTCCAATCCTGAAAGAAGCTGATCTGCTGTTCTAACGTTTGCGCTCTCCTGTATCCTTTTAATATCATAGGCTGACCATTATAGAGAACTTTATAAACTTTAGGCTTAATTACCTTCTCTAATCTAATTGGTAATTTCTCTTCTTGCAAGAGCCATTGAAAAAGGCGATCCGTATATGAATCGCCTTCTTTATGCTCAACTTTCATCTACATCATCGTCCCGCCAAGGACCCTGATAAGGCCCCATTGGCCCTGCCTGCGGGTAACCACTCCCCATCGATTGTGGCATGCTGTACGGACCCATTCCATATGGGCCTCCGCCCTGATGCGGGCCCCAACCGCCCATTGGGTATTGCATAGGGCCATAGGCTTGAGGATACCCATGTTGCGGGTAGCCATGATGGTGATAACCCGGATACATAGGCTGACCTCCATATCCCATTGCCGGAGACCAGTCCTGAGGCCCCCCAGCACCATCCACGCCGCATCCGCAGTCCCCTCCTGCTTGAGCTCCTTGGACCATAGGTGAGGAACTTTCCTCATATTCTTCTCCCATATAGCCTTGCTGGTGAGGGTACATAGGCATGTTATGCTGAGATGGCATCTGCATAGGCATATAAGCTGGCATCATTACAGGATGAGGCGGACAGCAATAAAAGTCAGTATGCACCAGTTGCGGCTGCATTGGCTGCTGCATTGGCTGCTGCATTGGCTGCTGCATTGGCTGCTGCATTGGCTGCTGCATCGGCTGTTGCATCGGTTGCTGCATCGGCTGCTGCATCGGCTGGAAGTAAGGCTGCTGAACAGGCTCCTTATACTGTGATTTCCCCTCCTCCTTTGGCGACTCCTCTGAAGGCATTTCTTCTTCTTTAGGAGCTTGCGGCATTGGCATTTGAGGTAAGTGAAAAGTCGTGTAATAATTTTGCATTTGCTGGTCAATACTTGGCATTTGAATCGGCATATTCATTTGAATAGGCTGTACAGGCATCATCGGTTTATCCATAACACCTTTTTTGACAGGCTTTTTCTCGTCCTCTTTGATGACAGGAATCGGTTTAGGTGATGTGTCTTTATAAGGTGGCATGGAAGGCATTTCTTTCTTCGGCATCATCTGCTTAGGAGCTTCTTTCTTGACTTGCTTCGTGCCCTGTGGAACCTTAATCTTCATACCCGGCATGATCATATCAGGATTAGAAAGCTGGGTATTAACTGATTTCAATTCTTCAAAATCTACCCCATACTTTTTGGCAATCTTCCAGAGTGTATCCCCTTTTTGCACAATGTGAATTCTCACCATTGCAACTCCCTTCCTGTGAATCTAAAAACTAAAAAGGCAATAATAGCTTCATAACACTCTATGCAGTTCAAGCCAAAAGATTGATGAAAAAGCCTATATTTCTTTTGAATAATAAAAAGAACCTCGCCAAAACCTTGATATAAACAAGGTTTCGACGAGGCATAAATTAAGCTCTCCGAATAGGAGAAGGAATATCTAATTGGTAACTTGGATAAGTTCCGAGAATTTTTAACTGACACCCTAAAGCTTCTAGTTCAGCCTGCACTCCAGGAAAGAGAATCTGGTCGTACGGCTGATCAACGTCTATTAAGAAAAAGTAGTTGCCAAGCCCGGTTTTCATTGGTCTTGATTCAATTTTAGATAAGTTCATCTTTCTCCACGCGAAGGCTGCAAGGACCTGGTGAAGAGCCCCCACATAGTCTTTAGGCAGCGTTACCATTACTGTGGTCTTCTGCTTTGTTACGAATTGGTCTTTTACCTTTAGTGTCATCGGATTCTTTTGGACGACTGCGAAACGCGTATGGTTATTATCGTAGTCATGAATGTTCTCAGCAAGAATCTTTAACCCATTTTCTTCTGCAGCCAGATGATTTCCAATGGCTGCTGCTCCAGTCCCTGTATCCGCTACAATTTCAGCAGCCCTTCCAGTGGAAGCTGTATATTCTAGATCTGCCTGCGGATAATTCTTGTGCAAATACTGATGACACTGAGCAATCGCATGACTATGAGAGTAAATTTTCTTAAGGTCATGGTCATGATGATCCGGATGCACAAGCAAATGCTGTTTGATCGGTACTGTCAATTCAGCAATAATGGACTGATTCACCTGATGAACCAAATAATCTATGGTCAAGTGGACAGAGCCCTCTATAGCGTTTTCAAGGGGAACGACTCCCGTATCTACCTCGCCGTTTTCCACTGCATCCAGGCAGGCTGGTATGCTTTCATATCCAATATAAGTACCACCATCGAACAAGCCATCGACAGCCATTTTTGTAAATGTTCCTTTAGGTCCTAAATACCCAATCCGTTGTTCGGCCATATCTTCCCCTCCAATTAAGCTCCCGTACTTAGAATTTCTACTCGATCCACAAAGTCGAGTTTATGAAGCTGCTGCAGCATCCGTTCTATCGTACCAACCATTCCAGTCGTGTTCAGCGACAAGGTAACATTCGCTTTTCCCTGTAATGGAATCGTCTGGTGAATGGTAAGAATATTGCACCCGGACTGTGCCACCGTACGCAATAAATTGGATAACGTACCCGCCCGGTCTTCTAAATGAAAGAAGAGAGTAATCATCTGCTCTTTTACCATTGCCTGAAAAGGAAATACTGCATCTCTATATTTATAAAAGGCACTCCTGGACAGTCCTACATGCTGAACAGCTTCAAATATAGATTCAGCTTTACCACGTTCTAACAACGCTTTAGCCTCTATGGTTTTTTTCATGGCTTCAGGGAGAATGTCGCTACGGACTAAATAAAATTTTTCGTTATAATCCGTCATCCAATCCTCTCCCCTCATTAATCTACAAATTCGAATTCATAATCAAGTACCCTGACTGTGTCCCCATCTTTCGCTCCTCGTTCTCTTAAAGCATCATCCACACCCATACTGCGCATTTGTCTGGCAAATCGGTTAATGGACTGATCTCTGGAGAAATCCGTTCGTCTGAATAAAGATTCAATTTTTTCACCATATAATACATAAGCTCCATCGTCTGCTCTTGTCAATTGGAAAGGAGCTTCTTCCTTTTCAAATTTATAAACGACTCGCTCATCGACTTCTTCAACAGATTCTTCCCGCTTCGGTATTTGATCCAATTTGTCAGCTACTGTATAAAGAAGCTCATCAAGACCTTCACGAGTTATTGTAGATATAGGAAAAACCATAACATCTTTATCTAGATGCTCTTTAAATGCCCTCAGGTTCTCTTCCGAATCCGGCATATCCATCTTATTGGCAACAATGATTTGAGGTCGATTTTCAAGTCTCTTGTCATAAGAAGATAACTCATTATTGATCGTGACATAATCTTCATAAGGATCGCGTCCTTCCAGACCTGACATATCCACGACATGAATCAGCAACCGTGTTCGTTCAACGTGCCGTAAAAACTGATGACCAAGTCCGATGCCTTCATGGGCGCCTTCAATCAGTCCAGGGAGGTCCGCCATTACAAAACTGCGGTGATCCTGACTTTCCACCACCCCAAGATTTGGGGATAAAGTTGTAAAGTGATAATCTGCAATTTTAGGTTTTGCTGCAGTTACCACAGAAAGAAATGTTGACTTCCCTACACTAGGAAATCCTACCAACCCTACGTCAGCCAACAATTTTAATTCCACAACTACATCAAGTTCTTCTCCAGGTTCACCATTCTCAGCAATTTCTGGTGCAGGATTTCTTGCTGTAGCAAACCTGGCATTGCCACGGCCGCCTCTTCCGCCTTTTGCTATTACGGCGCGCTGTTTATGTTCAGTTAAGTCAGCAATGACCTTATCTGTGTCCGCGTCCTTTACGGTTGTTCCAGGAGGAACGCTGACCACTAGAGGATCCGCATTTTTACCATGCTGCTTCTGGTTCATACCATTTTCTCCACGAGCCGCCTTGAAATGATGCTGGTACCGAAAATCCATTAGGGTGTTCAGCCCTTCATCTACTTCAAAGATAACGTTCCCACCATTTCCACCGTCTCCACCGGCTGGTCCGCCTTTTGGAACATATTTCTCACGACGGTAGGCAACTAAACCGTTCCCTCCATCTCCAGCTTTAACAAATACTTTAACCTGATCAACAAACATCCTCTTCACCTCTTCAATCTATCATCATCTCGATAGATAGTTCTCTTTCCTCTAAAATAGTGGCTATAAACCCTGCCTGATTCAACTCTTTCATAAAGGTTTCTGTGTGCCGGAAGCGGCCTTCCCACTCCCAGCTTAACCCTAGCGAATGCTCATCTATGCCCTTATAGATTTGGACGGTTCCCTCATAGAGTTCATCATCCACCCTGTAGTCATTCATCAATTCGATCATACGCTCACCATAAGCCGTCAGCTTTTGATCATGACGGGATAAATCAACTTCATCACTCAAAGAGTATTTAATTCTGTAATAGTCGTACTTCCAATTGAACGATATCAGCCAAATAGGAAAAACAACGGCATCACTATTCAATATTCTTCTTTCATTTTCAGCTTCTTCTTTTATGTCATCGATTTGATCTAATAACCGCTCCTGCTTCCCCAGAGATGCGTATCCCTGAAGCAGCTGAATTTGATTCATCCAGTCATGACGCTTATGTCTGAGCAGCGTAATGATCTCTTTGTCATCCAACGGGGGTCAGCTCCTTCGGTCATCCATAATAATAAAAAGTATAGCAAACATAGGCAGGAAACTAAAATAATCTTCGAATTTTTATATAACAAAAAAAGCCACGCTTATGCAAAAGGCACAGCGCGGCTTCAATTTACGTATGAACCCGTACACTATTCAGTTTACGCTTCCTGAGCAACAGGATAAACGCTGACTTTTTTGCGGTCGCGTCCGTAACGTTCGAATTTAACAACTCCGTCCACTTTAGCGAACAATGTGTCATCGCCGCCGCGGCCAACGTTAGCTCCAGGGTAAACTTTTGTACCGCGTTGACGGTAAAGGATAGAACCACCAGTTACCGTTTGTCCGTCTGCACGCTTAGCTCCAAGACGCTTAGACTCAGAGTCACGGCCGTTTTTTGTACTACCTACACCCTTTTTCTGGGCAAAAAACTGCAAATCAAGACGTAGCATGGGTCTCCACCTCCTTATTGGTTTGATATTGTAATATATTGGTTGTATTCATGTTCAATTGTCTGAAGCGAAACCAGCATGCCTTCAAGAAGCAATTGGGATTTAGCATAAGATTCTTTATTCAGTCCTTCAGGAAGAATAATTTTAAGAAAACCGCCTTCTCCGCCCTGCTCGACATGTGGTTCAAATTCACAAAGGCTCACCAGTGAATTGACTGCTCCAAAGGAAACAGCTGATACTGCTGCACATACTAGATCGTGACCATAAGGTCCGCTCTCAGCGTGTCCAGAAATCTCAAAACCTGTGATATCTCCCTGTGAACGAAACAACGACACGTTAATCATACCGTCCGACCCTTACGCGTTGATATCTTCAACGATAAGCTTCGTGTACGGCTGACGGTGACCTTGTTTGCGCTTATAGTTCTTTTTAGGCTTATATTTGAAGACGGTAAGCTTTTTCTGACGACCTTGTTTCTCAACTTTAGCCGTTACAGAAGCCCCATCAACATAAGGAGCACCGATTTTAGAATCTTCTCCACCTACAAATAGAACTTTGTCAAAAGTTACAGTGTCACCAGATTCTACGTTTACTTTCTCTACATAGATCTCCTGGCCTTTTTCAACTTTAACTTGTTTACCACCAGTTTCAATAATTGCGTACATACTTGCACCTCCTCGATTTACTCAGACTCGCCATTCAGGTACCGGAAACGGTTTTATTAAACCTGTTCTGTGCGGTTGTAGCATCGGAGTGCTACTAGAATAACAAAACAATGTTACCACA
The Halobacillus halophilus DSM 2266 DNA segment above includes these coding regions:
- a CDS encoding YhcN/YlaJ family sporulation lipoprotein, which produces MWKYFMVLMFTVLLTAGCGTQPEEKAGDDTTYYEPITYGGDPGIKRRGQIPTGEDSWFKRTAEEEFRNSKFKETNRGHDNAFNNEESMVIMEKVNELEEVTMTQAFTDDKKVYLAVMINPYDRRDQSIPKKVEAKVKEITDKPIIIYTNNNNWDHMKDLNARLKASQAPAQLKSQIRDFFQQNQTGK
- the nadE gene encoding NAD(+) synthase, coding for MEHKVNELVTWLREQVEQANVEGLLVGVSGGIDSAVVANLIKRAFPNQSLGVIMPCKSQGSDQKHAELVTNACGLSSIKVDLTETHDVMFQTIKNQLEADGTFDEDQEKLADANLRARLRMSTLYTIAANHKYLVVGTDNAAEWYTGYFTKYGDGGVDLVPLVHLPKGEVREMAAYLNVPDDIINKQPSAGLWEGQTDENEMGTSYNKIDAFLRGEEIPEKDRKIIEAMHKKSVHKRTLPPSPPQ
- a CDS encoding phosphotransferase, with translation MKVEHKEGDSYTDRLFQWLLQEEKLPIRLEKVIKPKVYKVLYNGQPMILKGYRRAQTLEQQISFFQDWNYASIAAARPLPFQDNIYTKSKLGCAWGLFEWVQGKHADFDNHYDREKAVQVLHQFHRTTKGIATLAIPRDPLYIKWERRLEQFEETQDIFSEYRKRSVYQELRLNMIIQLERFSNHPWGEVEEKAWENNEWLHGDVAHHNFIINNKNEIKLIDFDLLHTGPHLYDHIQLGQRFLPYLENQRALLLQYFKHTPDPEIWLKGVLVPADILREWLYGYRRCLRGEVSLSKHIKKLEKAWESRKKFVRYAEHMLR
- the safA gene encoding SafA/ExsA family spore coat assembly protein, whose product is MVRIHIVQKGDTLWKIAKKYGVDFEELKSVNTQLSNPDMIMPGMKIKVPQGTKQVKKEAPKQMMPKKEMPSMPPYKDTSPKPIPVIKEDEKKPVKKGVMDKPMMPVQPIQMNMPIQMPSIDQQMQNYYTTFHLPQMPMPQAPKEEEMPSEESPKEEGKSQYKEPVQQPYFQPMQQPMQQPMQQPMQQPMQQPMQQPMQQPMQQPMQPQLVHTDFYCCPPHPVMMPAYMPMQMPSQHNMPMYPHQQGYMGEEYEESSSPMVQGAQAGGDCGCGVDGAGGPQDWSPAMGYGGQPMYPGYHHHGYPQHGYPQAYGPMQYPMGGWGPHQGGGPYGMGPYSMPQSMGSGYPQAGPMGPYQGPWRDDDVDES
- the pheA gene encoding prephenate dehydratase, producing the protein MAEQRIGYLGPKGTFTKMAVDGLFDGGTYIGYESIPACLDAVENGEVDTGVVPLENAIEGSVHLTIDYLVHQVNQSIIAELTVPIKQHLLVHPDHHDHDLKKIYSHSHAIAQCHQYLHKNYPQADLEYTASTGRAAEIVADTGTGAAAIGNHLAAEENGLKILAENIHDYDNNHTRFAVVQKNPMTLKVKDQFVTKQKTTVMVTLPKDYVGALHQVLAAFAWRKMNLSKIESRPMKTGLGNYFFLIDVDQPYDQILFPGVQAELEALGCQLKILGTYPSYQLDIPSPIRRA
- a CDS encoding ACT domain-containing protein, which gives rise to MTDYNEKFYLVRSDILPEAMKKTIEAKALLERGKAESIFEAVQHVGLSRSAFYKYRDAVFPFQAMVKEQMITLFFHLEDRAGTLSNLLRTVAQSGCNILTIHQTIPLQGKANVTLSLNTTGMVGTIERMLQQLHKLDFVDRVEILSTGA
- the obgE gene encoding GTPase ObgE, which gives rise to MFVDQVKVFVKAGDGGNGLVAYRREKYVPKGGPAGGDGGNGGNVIFEVDEGLNTLMDFRYQHHFKAARGENGMNQKQHGKNADPLVVSVPPGTTVKDADTDKVIADLTEHKQRAVIAKGGRGGRGNARFATARNPAPEIAENGEPGEELDVVVELKLLADVGLVGFPSVGKSTFLSVVTAAKPKIADYHFTTLSPNLGVVESQDHRSFVMADLPGLIEGAHEGIGLGHQFLRHVERTRLLIHVVDMSGLEGRDPYEDYVTINNELSSYDKRLENRPQIIVANKMDMPDSEENLRAFKEHLDKDVMVFPISTITREGLDELLYTVADKLDQIPKREESVEEVDERVVYKFEKEEAPFQLTRADDGAYVLYGEKIESLFRRTDFSRDQSINRFARQMRSMGVDDALRERGAKDGDTVRVLDYEFEFVD
- a CDS encoding Spo0B domain-containing protein, with protein sequence MDDKEIITLLRHKRHDWMNQIQLLQGYASLGKQERLLDQIDDIKEEAENERRILNSDAVVFPIWLISFNWKYDYYRIKYSLSDEVDLSRHDQKLTAYGERMIELMNDYRVDDELYEGTVQIYKGIDEHSLGLSWEWEGRFRHTETFMKELNQAGFIATILEERELSIEMMID
- the rpmA gene encoding 50S ribosomal protein L27; the protein is MLRLDLQFFAQKKGVGSTKNGRDSESKRLGAKRADGQTVTGGSILYRQRGTKVYPGANVGRGGDDTLFAKVDGVVKFERYGRDRKKVSVYPVAQEA
- a CDS encoding ribosomal-processing cysteine protease Prp — translated: MINVSLFRSQGDITGFEISGHAESGPYGHDLVCAAVSAVSFGAVNSLVSLCEFEPHVEQGGEGGFLKIILPEGLNKESYAKSQLLLEGMLVSLQTIEHEYNQYITISNQ
- the rplU gene encoding 50S ribosomal protein L21, yielding MYAIIETGGKQVKVEKGQEIYVEKVNVESGDTVTFDKVLFVGGEDSKIGAPYVDGASVTAKVEKQGRQKKLTVFKYKPKKNYKRKQGHRQPYTKLIVEDINA